In Vitis riparia cultivar Riparia Gloire de Montpellier isolate 1030 chromosome 19, EGFV_Vit.rip_1.0, whole genome shotgun sequence, the following proteins share a genomic window:
- the LOC117909314 gene encoding uncharacterized protein LOC117909314 has translation MIGEEGGPAGPKVLRMLYFVGAGFICTAAINKWRDLQRKSAQQHADQLPEKPANNLRS, from the exons ATGATAGGAGAAGAAGGCGGCCCGGCGGGCCCAAAGGTCCTTCGTATGCTTTACTTCGTCGGCGCCGGAT TCATCTGCACTGCGGCGATCAACAAGTGGCGAGATCTCCAGCGAAAATCAGCTCAGCAGCATGCCGATCAGTTGCCGGAAAAGCCTGCCAATAATCTCAGGTCCTAG
- the LOC117909044 gene encoding protein DOG1-like 4, whose translation MSFESFNEAWFDHLHDLLQQLRLAPMATAPDGDRALLDLVHKVRTHYSQYYRAMSYTARHDVVSLFAAPWSSSLERSLHWVAGWRPTIAFHLIYTHSSILFETQIVDILRGAHNGDLGDLSPAQLQRVSELQCQTVGEENEITAELSECFNSVSGLVGAVFDPEENVERLRNVVERAENLRFRTICSVVEILNPQQAVEFLVAVMELQLWVRGMGLCHDRVRENLRGFRGL comes from the coding sequence atgtctttcgAGAGCTTCAATGAGGCCTGGTTCGACCACCTCCACGACCTCCTCCAGCAACTCAGGCTGGCACCCATGGCCACCGCCCCGGACGGCGACCGAGCCCTCCTCGACCTCGTCCACAAGGTGCGGACCCACTACTCCCAGTACTACCGAGCCATGTCCTACACCGCCCGCCATGACGTCGTTTCGCTGTTCGCGGCCCCCTGGTCCTCCTCCCTGGAGCGCTCCCTCCACTGGGTCGCCGGGTGGCGCCCCACCATCGCCTTCCACCTCATCTACACCCATTCCAGCATCCTCTTCGAGACCCAAATCGTCGACATCCTCCGCGGGGCTCACAACGGTGACCTCGGCGACCTCTCGCCGGCGCAGCTGCAGCGGGTGAGCGAGCTGCAGTGCCAGACGGTGGGGGAGGAGAACGAGATCACGGCGGAGCTCAGTGAGTGTTTCAACTCGGTCAGTGGGCTGGTGGGGGCGGTTTTTGACCCCGAGGAGAACGTGGAGCGTCTGAGGAATGTGGTGGAGAGGGCGGAGAATCTTCGGTTCCGGACTATTTGCAGCGTGGTGGAGATACTGAATCCGCAGCAGGCTGTGGAGTTTCTGGTTGCGGTTATGGAGTTGCAGCTCTGGGTCCGTGGGATGGGGTTGTGCCATGATCGCGTTCGTGAGAATTTGAGAGGGTTTCGAGGATTATAG
- the LOC117909579 gene encoding protein DOG1-like 1 — MASSSHRLFHCCFQDWINQQHQDLQELLQVLDTDSPDSDHLRHLIQKSLQHFQDYSATRAELSKLDAPSFFCPSWITSFENSFLWLGGCRPSLAIRLLYSISGSELQAQLPDVLKGCTRGNLADISATQLVSINALHGRVVREEDRLSSRMASMQEDTADEPLAIIAKKLRTVGEYSRTVNSAIETHSQALASVLEEADKLRLSTFKGLQEILTPLQGAHFLVASKKLHLSMHEWGKQRAEQVGDT, encoded by the coding sequence ATGGCGAGTTCCAGCCATCGTCTCTTCCATTGTTGCTTTCAGGATTGGATCAACCAGCAACACCAAGACCTCCAAGAGCTCCTCCAGGTGCTTGACACCGACAGCCCCGACTCCGACCACCTCCGCCACCTCATCCAGAAGTCTCTCCAGCATTTCCAGGACTACAGCGCCACCCGGGCCGAGCTCTCCAAGCTCGACGCCCCTTCTTTCTTCTGCCCCTCCTGGATCACCTCCTTCGAGAACTCCTTCCTCTGGCTGGGCGGTTGCCGCCCCTCCCTCGCCATCCGCCTCCTCTACTCCATCTCCGGCTCCGAGCTCCAGGCCCAGCTCCCCGACGTCCTCAAGGGCTGCACCAGAGGCAACCTCGCGGACATCTCCGCCACCCAGCTCGTCTCCATCAATGCCCTCCACGGCAGGGTCGTGAGGGAGGAGGACCGGCTGTCGAGCAGGATGGCGAGCATGCAGGAGGACACCGCCGACGAGCCACTGGCGATAATCGCCAAGAAGCTGAGGACGGTCGGCGAATACAGCCGGACTGTGAACAGCGCCATCGAGACTCACTCTCAGGCGCTGGCCAGCGTGTTGGAGGAAGCCGATAAGCTGCGGCTGAGCACCTTCAAGGGGTTGCAGGAGATTCTCACTCCATTACAGGGTGCTCACTTCCTGGTGGCTTCTAAGAAACTGCATCTCTCCATGCATGAATGGGGTAAGCAAAGGGCTGAGCAAGTGGGCGACACGTAA
- the LOC117909379 gene encoding probable WRKY transcription factor 53, producing MDTGLKWQQKTLVNELTQGMELAKQLKIHLSPSSMSQTQEFLVHKIAASFEKALLIVKWSEPVENPQPVAPSSAPQSPLSVNGSPRTVSEDFDKGCKDHHQEHKDFSEKRKTSPTRTDQVRVCSETGLEGPHDDGYNWKKYGQKDILGAKYPRSYYRCTYRNLHDCWATKQVQRSDEDPSMFEITYRGKHTCTQGSHSVPAPASPEKPLDIFSRMVIITRFEV from the coding sequence ATGGACACTGGTTTGAAATGGCAGCAGAAGACTCTGGTCAATGAGCTTACTCAAGGGATGGAGCTGGCAAAGCAGTTGAAGATCCATTTGAGTCCATCTTCAATGAGCCAGACCCAAGAATTCTTGGTACATAAGATAGCAGCATCATTTGAGAAGGCTCTTTTGATAGTCAAATGGAGTGAGCCAGTGGAAAACCCTCAGCCAGTGGCACCTTCGTCTGCTCCCCAGTCTCCCCTTTCTGTCAATGGAAGTCCCCGGACTGTGAGCGAGGATTTTGACAAGGGTTGTAAGGATCATCATCAGGAACACAAAGACTTCTCAGAGAAGAGAAAGACATCGCCCACACGGACCGATCAAGTGAGAGTCTGCTCTGAGACCGGGCTTGAAGGGCCCCATGATGATGGCTACAACTGGAAAAAATATGGGCAGAAGGACATTCTTGGAGCTAAATACCCCAGAAGCTACTACAGATGCACCTACAGAAACCTCCATGACTGTTGGGCGACAAAGCAAGTTCAGCGTTCGGATGAAGATCCCTCCATGTTCGAGATCACATACCGAGGAAAGCATACTTGCACCCAAGGCAGTCATTCAGTGCCAGCACCAGCATCACCTGAAAAGCCCCTGGATATTTTCTCAAGGATGGTCATCATTACAAGGTTTGAGGTTTAG
- the LOC117908636 gene encoding protein MALE DISCOVERER 2-like isoform X1 encodes MGRRWNPFGFQLSGFGFAVLILLLKIHECVSLSLEGLALLRFRERVNNDPNRAFANWDPSDTNPCMWLGVHCVDGKVQMLNLKGLWLEGVLGPELGELSHLRSLVLYRNHFSGFIPKEIGRLKMLELLDLRNNNLSGRIPAEIRMMPSLKHLLVSGNKIIPPKHEEFDLLPEPQLDENLVSGHKIIPSKPVELDLLPELQLDEDLTFASRTGRDCINTKFGHCIWESSLQQLKKAGSFIIPMVRTILQYLDVSPLSKFGKHYLQGDKENCCHNLPSSAEQFIVKDVDDMVNIARRRRLLQSSYNLPAAPVSSTELSQLTTPFTLSSGAFPAVNKHSPLPSNPSLPSPPDLSLSAPNPNTKSPQKPVHQPSAHHSPERNYFHAIPGVAFLFVLCAVMLYICRKKAAKAIAPWKTGISGQLQKALVTGVSKLNRAELEAACEDFSNILDTFPGCKVYKGTLSSGVEIAVASTTIASSKEWSRHAEVAFKKRIEKLSRINHRNFVNILGYCQEDEPFTRMMVFEYAPNGNLYEHLHVKEVEHLDWNARVRIIMGVAYCLEHMHHVLNPPLVHPHLHSSSILLTEDCAAKIAEISFWMDLATKSKIADEEQSEHSLLHPEADPESNVYSFGIMLLEIISGKVPYNEEQGSLVNWATEYLNGQKRISYMIDPSLKCFKNNELDVICEIIQECINEEPKHRPTMKDIVPSLRNVIAVSPDQATPKLSPLWWAELQILSVEAS; translated from the exons ATGGGGAGGAGGTGGAACCCTTTTGGATTCCAGCTCTCTGGTTTTGGTTTCGCCGTTTTAATTCTTCTGTTGAAAATACACGAGTGTGTTTCACTTAGCCTTGAAG GATTGGCTTTGTTGAGATTTCGTGAGAGAGTGAATAATGATCCAAATAGAGCTTTTGCAAATTGGGATCCTAGTGATACCAACCCATGTATGTGGTTGGGAGTTCATTGTGTGGATGGTAAAGTGCAAATGCT GAATCTGAAAGGCCTTTGGTTGGAGGGAGTACTGGGACCCGAGCTTGGAGAACTTAGTCATCTAAGATCTCT TGTGCTATATAGGAACCACTTCTCAGGCTTCATTCCTAAAGAGATTGGAAGGCTTAAAATGCTGGAATTATTGGATTTAAGAAATAACAACTTGAGCGGAAGAATCCCTGCAGAAATAAGGATGATGCCTTCATTAAAACACCT GTTGGTTTCTGGCAATAAAATTATTCCTCCCAAGCATGAGGAGTTTGATTTACTCCCAGAACCACAACTTGATGAAAACCTGGTTTCTGGGCATAAAATTATTCCTTCCAAGCCTGTGGAGCTTGATTTGCTCCCAGAACTACAACTTGATGAAGACCTTACATTTGCCTCGAGGACAGGAAGGGATTGTATAAATACGAAATTTGGGCACTG CATCTGGGAGAGCAGTTTGCAACAACTGAAGAAAGCAGGTTCATTCATAATCCCAATGGTGCGAACAATTCTGCAGTACCTTGATGTGTCGCCTCT GTCCAAATTTGGAAAGCACTATTTACAGGGTGATAAAGAGAATTGTTGTCACAATCTTCCTA GTTCAGCTGAACAATTCATAGTAAAAGATGTAGATGATATGGTAAATATTGCACGTCGTCGGAGACTGCTTCAGTCATCTTATAATCTCCCTGCTGCACCTGTGAGTAGCACTGAGCTCTCGCAACTAACAACACCTTTTACTCTAAGCAGTGGAGCTTTCCCTGCAGTTAACAAACACTCTCCTCTACCATCAAACCCGTCTCTTCCTTCACCGCCTGACCTGTCTCTTAGTGCTCCTAATCCTAATACCAAGTCTCCCCAAAAGCCAGTTCACCAACCTTCAGCTCATCATTCTCCTGAAAGGAACTATTTTCACGCAATTCCTGGAGTGGcctttttgtttgttctttGTGCAGTAATGCTCTACATTTGTCGGAAAAAAGCAGCAAAAGCAATAGCTCCTTGGAAGACTGGTATAAGTGGCCAGTTGCAGAAGGCACTTGTCACAG GTGTTTCCAAGCTGAACAGGGCAGAGCTAGAAGCTGCTTGTGAGGATTTCAGCAATATTCTTGATACTTTTCCTGGCTGTAAAGTATACAAGGGAACGCTTTCAAGTGGTGTTGAGATTGCTGTGGCCTCAACTACTATTGCATCTTCCAAAGAATGGTCAAGACATGCAGAAGTGGCATTTAAGAAAAGG ATAGAGAAACTATCAAGAATAAACCACAGGAACTTTGTAAATATACTAGGCTACTGTCAAGAGGACGAGCCTTTCACGAGGATGATGGTGTTTGAGTATGCCCCCAATGGAAACCTCTATGAGCATCTACATG TAAAAGAAGTTGAACATCTTGACTGGAATGCTAGGGTGAGAATTATAATGGGAGTGGCCTATTGTCTTGAACACATGCACCATGTGCTGAACCCTCCTTTAGTTCATCCCCATCTGCATTCAAGTTCTATTCTTTTGACAGAAGATTGTGCTGCAAAG ATTGCAGAAATAAGTTTCTGGATGGATCTGGCAACCAAATCAAAGATAGCAGATGAAGAACAATCAGAGCATTCCCTGTTGCACCCAGAAGCTGACCCTGAATCAAATGTCTACAGCTTTGGAATAATGCTGCTAGAGATCATTTCTGGGAAGGTCCCTTACAATGAAGAACAAGGATCCCTTGTGAACTGG GCTACTGAATACTTAAATGGTCAGAAGAGGATCAGCTACATGATAGATCCCTCACTCAAGTGTTTCAAGAATAATGAGCTTGATGTTATATGTGAGATAATCCAGGAATGCAtaaatgaagaaccaaagcaTAGGCCAACAATGAAAGACATAGTCCCAAGCCTAAGGAATGTGATTGCAGTCTCCCCAGATCAAGCAACTCCAAAACTCTCTCCCCTATGGTGGGCGGAACTTCAAATCCTTTCAGTTGAGGCCAGTTAA
- the LOC117908636 gene encoding protein MALE DISCOVERER 2-like isoform X2, with amino-acid sequence MGRRWNPFGFQLSGFGFAVLILLLKIHECVSLSLEGLALLRFRERVNNDPNRAFANWDPSDTNPCMWLGVHCVDGKVQMLNLKGLWLEGVLGPELGELSHLRSLNHFSGFIPKEIGRLKMLELLDLRNNNLSGRIPAEIRMMPSLKHLLVSGNKIIPPKHEEFDLLPEPQLDENLVSGHKIIPSKPVELDLLPELQLDEDLTFASRTGRDCINTKFGHCIWESSLQQLKKAGSFIIPMVRTILQYLDVSPLSKFGKHYLQGDKENCCHNLPSSAEQFIVKDVDDMVNIARRRRLLQSSYNLPAAPVSSTELSQLTTPFTLSSGAFPAVNKHSPLPSNPSLPSPPDLSLSAPNPNTKSPQKPVHQPSAHHSPERNYFHAIPGVAFLFVLCAVMLYICRKKAAKAIAPWKTGISGQLQKALVTGVSKLNRAELEAACEDFSNILDTFPGCKVYKGTLSSGVEIAVASTTIASSKEWSRHAEVAFKKRIEKLSRINHRNFVNILGYCQEDEPFTRMMVFEYAPNGNLYEHLHVKEVEHLDWNARVRIIMGVAYCLEHMHHVLNPPLVHPHLHSSSILLTEDCAAKIAEISFWMDLATKSKIADEEQSEHSLLHPEADPESNVYSFGIMLLEIISGKVPYNEEQGSLVNWATEYLNGQKRISYMIDPSLKCFKNNELDVICEIIQECINEEPKHRPTMKDIVPSLRNVIAVSPDQATPKLSPLWWAELQILSVEAS; translated from the exons ATGGGGAGGAGGTGGAACCCTTTTGGATTCCAGCTCTCTGGTTTTGGTTTCGCCGTTTTAATTCTTCTGTTGAAAATACACGAGTGTGTTTCACTTAGCCTTGAAG GATTGGCTTTGTTGAGATTTCGTGAGAGAGTGAATAATGATCCAAATAGAGCTTTTGCAAATTGGGATCCTAGTGATACCAACCCATGTATGTGGTTGGGAGTTCATTGTGTGGATGGTAAAGTGCAAATGCT GAATCTGAAAGGCCTTTGGTTGGAGGGAGTACTGGGACCCGAGCTTGGAGAACTTAGTCATCTAAGATCTCT GAACCACTTCTCAGGCTTCATTCCTAAAGAGATTGGAAGGCTTAAAATGCTGGAATTATTGGATTTAAGAAATAACAACTTGAGCGGAAGAATCCCTGCAGAAATAAGGATGATGCCTTCATTAAAACACCT GTTGGTTTCTGGCAATAAAATTATTCCTCCCAAGCATGAGGAGTTTGATTTACTCCCAGAACCACAACTTGATGAAAACCTGGTTTCTGGGCATAAAATTATTCCTTCCAAGCCTGTGGAGCTTGATTTGCTCCCAGAACTACAACTTGATGAAGACCTTACATTTGCCTCGAGGACAGGAAGGGATTGTATAAATACGAAATTTGGGCACTG CATCTGGGAGAGCAGTTTGCAACAACTGAAGAAAGCAGGTTCATTCATAATCCCAATGGTGCGAACAATTCTGCAGTACCTTGATGTGTCGCCTCT GTCCAAATTTGGAAAGCACTATTTACAGGGTGATAAAGAGAATTGTTGTCACAATCTTCCTA GTTCAGCTGAACAATTCATAGTAAAAGATGTAGATGATATGGTAAATATTGCACGTCGTCGGAGACTGCTTCAGTCATCTTATAATCTCCCTGCTGCACCTGTGAGTAGCACTGAGCTCTCGCAACTAACAACACCTTTTACTCTAAGCAGTGGAGCTTTCCCTGCAGTTAACAAACACTCTCCTCTACCATCAAACCCGTCTCTTCCTTCACCGCCTGACCTGTCTCTTAGTGCTCCTAATCCTAATACCAAGTCTCCCCAAAAGCCAGTTCACCAACCTTCAGCTCATCATTCTCCTGAAAGGAACTATTTTCACGCAATTCCTGGAGTGGcctttttgtttgttctttGTGCAGTAATGCTCTACATTTGTCGGAAAAAAGCAGCAAAAGCAATAGCTCCTTGGAAGACTGGTATAAGTGGCCAGTTGCAGAAGGCACTTGTCACAG GTGTTTCCAAGCTGAACAGGGCAGAGCTAGAAGCTGCTTGTGAGGATTTCAGCAATATTCTTGATACTTTTCCTGGCTGTAAAGTATACAAGGGAACGCTTTCAAGTGGTGTTGAGATTGCTGTGGCCTCAACTACTATTGCATCTTCCAAAGAATGGTCAAGACATGCAGAAGTGGCATTTAAGAAAAGG ATAGAGAAACTATCAAGAATAAACCACAGGAACTTTGTAAATATACTAGGCTACTGTCAAGAGGACGAGCCTTTCACGAGGATGATGGTGTTTGAGTATGCCCCCAATGGAAACCTCTATGAGCATCTACATG TAAAAGAAGTTGAACATCTTGACTGGAATGCTAGGGTGAGAATTATAATGGGAGTGGCCTATTGTCTTGAACACATGCACCATGTGCTGAACCCTCCTTTAGTTCATCCCCATCTGCATTCAAGTTCTATTCTTTTGACAGAAGATTGTGCTGCAAAG ATTGCAGAAATAAGTTTCTGGATGGATCTGGCAACCAAATCAAAGATAGCAGATGAAGAACAATCAGAGCATTCCCTGTTGCACCCAGAAGCTGACCCTGAATCAAATGTCTACAGCTTTGGAATAATGCTGCTAGAGATCATTTCTGGGAAGGTCCCTTACAATGAAGAACAAGGATCCCTTGTGAACTGG GCTACTGAATACTTAAATGGTCAGAAGAGGATCAGCTACATGATAGATCCCTCACTCAAGTGTTTCAAGAATAATGAGCTTGATGTTATATGTGAGATAATCCAGGAATGCAtaaatgaagaaccaaagcaTAGGCCAACAATGAAAGACATAGTCCCAAGCCTAAGGAATGTGATTGCAGTCTCCCCAGATCAAGCAACTCCAAAACTCTCTCCCCTATGGTGGGCGGAACTTCAAATCCTTTCAGTTGAGGCCAGTTAA
- the LOC117908636 gene encoding protein MALE DISCOVERER 2-like isoform X3, with protein MYVVGSSLCGWNLKGLWLEGVLGPELGELSHLRSLVLYRNHFSGFIPKEIGRLKMLELLDLRNNNLSGRIPAEIRMMPSLKHLLVSGNKIIPPKHEEFDLLPEPQLDENLVSGHKIIPSKPVELDLLPELQLDEDLTFASRTGRDCINTKFGHCIWESSLQQLKKAGSFIIPMVRTILQYLDVSPLSKFGKHYLQGDKENCCHNLPSSAEQFIVKDVDDMVNIARRRRLLQSSYNLPAAPVSSTELSQLTTPFTLSSGAFPAVNKHSPLPSNPSLPSPPDLSLSAPNPNTKSPQKPVHQPSAHHSPERNYFHAIPGVAFLFVLCAVMLYICRKKAAKAIAPWKTGISGQLQKALVTGVSKLNRAELEAACEDFSNILDTFPGCKVYKGTLSSGVEIAVASTTIASSKEWSRHAEVAFKKRIEKLSRINHRNFVNILGYCQEDEPFTRMMVFEYAPNGNLYEHLHVKEVEHLDWNARVRIIMGVAYCLEHMHHVLNPPLVHPHLHSSSILLTEDCAAKIAEISFWMDLATKSKIADEEQSEHSLLHPEADPESNVYSFGIMLLEIISGKVPYNEEQGSLVNWATEYLNGQKRISYMIDPSLKCFKNNELDVICEIIQECINEEPKHRPTMKDIVPSLRNVIAVSPDQATPKLSPLWWAELQILSVEAS; from the exons ATGTATGTGGTTGGGAGTTCATTGTGTGGATG GAATCTGAAAGGCCTTTGGTTGGAGGGAGTACTGGGACCCGAGCTTGGAGAACTTAGTCATCTAAGATCTCT TGTGCTATATAGGAACCACTTCTCAGGCTTCATTCCTAAAGAGATTGGAAGGCTTAAAATGCTGGAATTATTGGATTTAAGAAATAACAACTTGAGCGGAAGAATCCCTGCAGAAATAAGGATGATGCCTTCATTAAAACACCT GTTGGTTTCTGGCAATAAAATTATTCCTCCCAAGCATGAGGAGTTTGATTTACTCCCAGAACCACAACTTGATGAAAACCTGGTTTCTGGGCATAAAATTATTCCTTCCAAGCCTGTGGAGCTTGATTTGCTCCCAGAACTACAACTTGATGAAGACCTTACATTTGCCTCGAGGACAGGAAGGGATTGTATAAATACGAAATTTGGGCACTG CATCTGGGAGAGCAGTTTGCAACAACTGAAGAAAGCAGGTTCATTCATAATCCCAATGGTGCGAACAATTCTGCAGTACCTTGATGTGTCGCCTCT GTCCAAATTTGGAAAGCACTATTTACAGGGTGATAAAGAGAATTGTTGTCACAATCTTCCTA GTTCAGCTGAACAATTCATAGTAAAAGATGTAGATGATATGGTAAATATTGCACGTCGTCGGAGACTGCTTCAGTCATCTTATAATCTCCCTGCTGCACCTGTGAGTAGCACTGAGCTCTCGCAACTAACAACACCTTTTACTCTAAGCAGTGGAGCTTTCCCTGCAGTTAACAAACACTCTCCTCTACCATCAAACCCGTCTCTTCCTTCACCGCCTGACCTGTCTCTTAGTGCTCCTAATCCTAATACCAAGTCTCCCCAAAAGCCAGTTCACCAACCTTCAGCTCATCATTCTCCTGAAAGGAACTATTTTCACGCAATTCCTGGAGTGGcctttttgtttgttctttGTGCAGTAATGCTCTACATTTGTCGGAAAAAAGCAGCAAAAGCAATAGCTCCTTGGAAGACTGGTATAAGTGGCCAGTTGCAGAAGGCACTTGTCACAG GTGTTTCCAAGCTGAACAGGGCAGAGCTAGAAGCTGCTTGTGAGGATTTCAGCAATATTCTTGATACTTTTCCTGGCTGTAAAGTATACAAGGGAACGCTTTCAAGTGGTGTTGAGATTGCTGTGGCCTCAACTACTATTGCATCTTCCAAAGAATGGTCAAGACATGCAGAAGTGGCATTTAAGAAAAGG ATAGAGAAACTATCAAGAATAAACCACAGGAACTTTGTAAATATACTAGGCTACTGTCAAGAGGACGAGCCTTTCACGAGGATGATGGTGTTTGAGTATGCCCCCAATGGAAACCTCTATGAGCATCTACATG TAAAAGAAGTTGAACATCTTGACTGGAATGCTAGGGTGAGAATTATAATGGGAGTGGCCTATTGTCTTGAACACATGCACCATGTGCTGAACCCTCCTTTAGTTCATCCCCATCTGCATTCAAGTTCTATTCTTTTGACAGAAGATTGTGCTGCAAAG ATTGCAGAAATAAGTTTCTGGATGGATCTGGCAACCAAATCAAAGATAGCAGATGAAGAACAATCAGAGCATTCCCTGTTGCACCCAGAAGCTGACCCTGAATCAAATGTCTACAGCTTTGGAATAATGCTGCTAGAGATCATTTCTGGGAAGGTCCCTTACAATGAAGAACAAGGATCCCTTGTGAACTGG GCTACTGAATACTTAAATGGTCAGAAGAGGATCAGCTACATGATAGATCCCTCACTCAAGTGTTTCAAGAATAATGAGCTTGATGTTATATGTGAGATAATCCAGGAATGCAtaaatgaagaaccaaagcaTAGGCCAACAATGAAAGACATAGTCCCAAGCCTAAGGAATGTGATTGCAGTCTCCCCAGATCAAGCAACTCCAAAACTCTCTCCCCTATGGTGGGCGGAACTTCAAATCCTTTCAGTTGAGGCCAGTTAA